One segment of Vicia villosa cultivar HV-30 ecotype Madison, WI unplaced genomic scaffold, Vvil1.0 ctg.001745F_1_1, whole genome shotgun sequence DNA contains the following:
- the LOC131636456 gene encoding putative pentatricopeptide repeat-containing protein At1g19290 — translation MFRSSLLKPTFPSRTFHSSLPLQWKLREETTNLPQPHLIDRISRLLILNRPHSLQNLTFKFSDNLTDSLLRRLRHNPSACLSFFNLATNHSHYRPNSLSYSILLHILARARMFTETTSLLNQLLDLHCTNNYRAYAVCNYVFAVYKEFGFSLVVFDMLLRGFAEKGMTKHALYVFDEMTRLGRVPGLRSCSFLLAKLVSKGEGSTAVMVFDQVVRIGIVPDVYMCSIVVNAHCQVGRVDVAMGFLEDKVKEGLEVNVVAYNGLINGCVRKEDFEGVDRVLRLMSERGVSRNVATCTMLIRGYCKKGKMDEAEKLMREVEEDELLVVDERVYGVLVDGYCQMGRMEDAVRIRDEMLRVGLKMNRVICNTLVRGYCKSGQVCEAERVFMGMVDWNLRPDCYSYNTLLDGYCREGKMNKAFMLCEEMLGEGITPSVVTYNTVIKGLVHVGSYDDALHLWRLMVDRGVAPNEVSCCTMLDCLFKMGDSNRAMMLWKEILGRGFTKSAVPFNIMISGLCKMGKVIEAEAVFDRMKELGLSPDEITYRTLSDAYCKNGNVQEALRTKGVMERQAMLPSIEMYNSLINGLFKVRKSNDVTDLLVEMQTRGLSPNVVTYGTLISGWCNEQKLDKAFNLYFEMIERGLIPNLVVCSKIVSSLYRDGRINEATVILDKMVDFDLLTVHNKCSDNSVKNDTTLVAQKIVDSLDKSAICNSLPNSIVYNIAIDGLCKSGKLDEARSVLSVLMSRGFLPDKFTYCALIHACSASGNVDEAFKLRDEMLERGVIPNITTYNALINGLCKLGNIDRAQRLFYKLRQKGLVPNAVTYNTLISCYCRIGDLDKASKLREKMAEEGISTRTLP, via the coding sequence ATGTTTCGTTCTTCCCTCCTCAAACCCACTTTCCCCTCACGAACCTTCCACTCTTCTCTTCCCCTTCAATGGAAGCTTCGAGAAGAAACCACCAACCTCCCCCAACCCCACCTCATCGACCGCATCTCCCGCCTCTTAATCCTCAACCGTCCCCACTCCCTCCAAAACCTCACCTTCAAATTCTCCGACAACCTCACCGACTCCCTCCTCCGCCGCCTCCGCCACAACCCCTCCGCATGCCTCTCCTTCTTCAACCTCGCAACTAATCACTCCCATTACCGTCCTAATTCCCTATCATACTCCATCCTCCTCCATATCCTCGCTCGCGCTCGCATGTTCACAGAAACCACCTCTCTTCTTAACCAACTCCTTGATCTTCATTGTACTAACAACTACCGTGCATATGCTGTTTGTAACTATGTGTTTGCCGTTTATAAAGAGTTTGGATTTTCTCTTGTAGTTTTTGATATGTTGCTTAGGGGGTTTGCGGAGAAAGGGATGACGAAACATGCACTCTACGTGTTCGATGAAATGACAAGGCTTGGGAGAGTGCCTGGTTTAAGGTCTTGTAGTTTCTTGTTGGCTAAGTTAGTTAGTAAGGGAGAAGGGAGTACTGCGGTTATGGTTTTTGATCAGGTTGTGAGGATTGGGATTGTGCCGGATGTTTATATGTGTAGTATTGTTGTGAACGCGCATTGTCAGGTTGGGAGAGTGGATGTTGCGATGGGATTTTTGGAGGATAAGGTGAAAGAGGGATTGGAGGTTAATGTTGTTGCTTACAATGGTTTGATTAATGGGTGTGTTAGAAAAGAGGATTTTGAAGGAGTTGACAGGGTGTTGAGATTGATGTCTGAGAGAGGGGTTTCGCGGAATGTGGCTACTTGTACTATGTTGATTAGGGGTTATTGTAAGAAGGGGAAGATGGATGAGGCGGAGAAGTTGATGAGGGAAGTGGAGGAGGATGAGTTGTTGGTTGTTGATGAGCGGGTTTATGGTGTGCTGGTGGATGGTTATTGTCAAATGGGGAGAATGGAGGATGCTGTTAGGATTCGAGATGAGATGTTGAGGGTTGGATTGAAGATGAATAGGGTTATATGTAACACGTTGGTTAGAGGATATTGCAAGAGTGGACAGGTTTGTGAAGCTGAGCGAGTGTTTATGGGGATGGTAGATTGGAATTTGAGGCCGGATTGTTATAGCTATAACACACTGTTGGATGGATATTGTAGAGAAGGGAAAATGAACAAGGCTTTTATGCTTTGTGAGGAGATGTTAGGGGAAGGGATAACTCCATCGGTTGTGACGTATAATACTGTTATTAAGGGATTGGTTCATGTGGGTTCCTATGATGATGCTTTGCACCTTTGGCGTTTGATGGTAGACAGAGGTGTGGCTCCGAATGAGGTCAGCTGTTGTACTATGCTTGATTGCCTTTTCAAGATGGGAGATTCTAACCGGGCCATGATGCTTTGGAAAGAAATTTTAGGTAGGGGCTTTACTAAGAGCGCAGTTCCATTCAATATAATGATTAGTGGTTTGTGTAAGATGGGGAAAGTGATTGAAGCAGAGGCTGTTTTTGATAGGATGAAGGAGCTTGGATTGTCTCCTGATGAAATAACATATAGGACTCTGAGCGATGCATATTGCAAAAATGGAAATGTTCAGGAAGCTTTAAGAACTAAAGGTGTGATGGAAAGACAAGCAATGTTACCTTCCATTGAAATGTACAATTCCCTTATTAATGGACTTTTTAAGGTTAGGAAGTCAAATGATGTTACGGATCTACTTGTTGAGATGCAAACAAGAGGATTATCACCAAATGTTGTTACCTATGGAACCCTTATTTCTGGTTGGTGCAATGAACAGAAATTGGACAAagcttttaatttatattttgagaTGATAGAAAGAGGGCTCATTCCCAACTTGGTGGTCTGTAGCAAAATTGTTAGCAGCCTTTATCGAGATGGTAGAATCAATGAAGCTACTGTGATCCTAGACAAGATGGTGGATTTCGATCTTCTTACAGTTCATAATAAATGTTCTGATAATTCCGTAAAAAACGATACAACTTTAGTAGCTCAGAAAATTGTTGATTCGCTTGATAAAAGTGCTATATGTAATTCTCTTCCAAATAGTATTGTGTACAACATAGCTATAGATGGACTTTGCAAGTCAGGAAAACTTGATGAAGCAAGAAGTGTTCTGTCAGTTTTGATGTCTAGAGGTTTTCTTCCAGATAAGTTCACATATTGTGCATTAATTCATGCCTGTTCAGCTTCTGGCAATGTGGACGAAGCTTTCAAGTTAAGGGATGAGATGCTGGAGAGAGGTGTTATTCCAAATATTACTACATACAATGCATTAATAAATGGTTTGTGCAAATTAGGAAATATTGATCGAGCACAAAGACTTTTCTATAAACTTCGTCAAAAGGGGTTGGTTCCTAATGCTGTCACCTACAATACATTAATCAGTTGTTACTGTAGAATTGGTGATCTTGATAAAGCCTCTAAATTGAGAGAGAAGATGGCAGAAGAAGGAATTTCTACTCGCACTCTGCCTTGA